From Miscanthus floridulus cultivar M001 chromosome 15, ASM1932011v1, whole genome shotgun sequence, the proteins below share one genomic window:
- the LOC136507553 gene encoding sulfated surface glycoprotein 185-like, with product MPSAPDPGTRYTPSYTPAVSTPGPHPRAHNTQPHATNPRPTAPRPAVSPPHCAPPPERHRCPAPGASRPGASRPQRRPPSAPRPATGAARPRRVPPPAPPALDALPRHRRVPPWLPACEALSRGDDWTTATAALRQVFFGPFAGDEYAHPFSSLPATRN from the coding sequence atgccgagtgccccagatcctGGCACTCGGTATACTCCTTCATATACCCCAGCGGTTAGCACCCCCGGCCCTCACCCTCGCGCACACAACACGCAACCGCACGCCACCAACCCCCGCCCCACCGCACCGCGCCCCGCCGTCTCCCCGCCCCACTGCGCCCCGCCACCGGAGCGGCATCGCTGCCCCGCCCCCGGCGCCTCTCGCCCCGGCGCTTCCCGCCCCCAGCGCCGCCCACCCTCGGCGCCCCGCCCCGCCACCGGCGCTGCTCGCCCCCGGCGCGTCCCGCCCCCAGCGCCGCCAGCCCTCGATGCCCTGccccgccaccggcgcgtccCGCCCTGGCTCCCCGCGTGCGAAGCTCTCTCTCGTGGCGACGACTGGAcgaccgccaccgccgcccttcGCCAGGTCTTCTTCgggcccttcgccggcgacgagtatgcccaccccttctcttcccttcctgctaCGCGAAACTGA